TTCCAGTCAGTCACCCCAAAGTGCTACTTGTTTCGTGATAATCAATCCCCGCCTGCCTCATCCTCTCAGGTTTTTATTGGCAAAAAGGAGCTGCTTGAATCGACCCCGGGGTTTGTGTCGGTGATTGTCTACAACAACAATCAGTTCAAATCACTTTGCGCTTCTGACCCAAAATCCGTCAACGAGGGGATAGGCACGCTTTACATGCACACCTGGCTGCTGCAGCTTTTAGGCTGCGCTTTAAGGGAAACAGAAGACAAAAAGCCGCAGGCCGTGGCTCAAAACAAAAACCCCCAGGTCCCGGCCCATAAAACCGGCAAGCAGGCAGCTCCAGTGCGCCTTTCGGATGTCCTTGTTGTTGAAACCCGCTCGGCAACCCATATAAAAGACGCAAACAGGCAGCTGCTTTTCATGTTTGACACCCTGAAAATCCACATCCTTAATGTCAAGTTTTCGCTTCTTGGAAAATACTTTGGACGGGAAAACCTCCCAATGTTTTTCAGGCAGCTTGCAAGCAGATATTTCCGCGCAGTTTTCAACATAATACTTGCAAGGAAATTCAGAAAGGCGGGCTTTGACATGCCGATTGCAAAGCATTTGGTGGCATCCCACCCATTTGCCTTTCCGCTTCTGCTGCTCCCATATGCCGCAATCACCCTTCTGCCAGTGCTTTTTTCCAGGGCAACCTACGTGCTATTCAAAAACCTGCTTTTAATCATTCATGCAACAACCGAGTACGAAGTGCACTTGTCTGAAAGCAGGTGGAAGCCATGATAAAAGTTGACAGACAATGTGACTTGCAAACTGCAGCCATGCAAACTGCAGCCATGCAAACATTATTTATCCAGGATGCGAAAATAACCTGGGCGCAGATGCTTGATTTAGATGGTGTTTTGTTTTGAAAGTTTATTTTGTGTTCTTTGACTCAATAAGCCCGGGAAAGCGCGGCAACTTCCTGTTTTCAGGCTGGCAGAACAGGGTTTCAAAAGAATTCAAGAAGTACCACCCTGAAATTGAGGTTCATGTGGTGCAGCCAGAGCGGCTGCTTGCAAAGGAATACCATTTTACCGACGAGCTTCTTATCCACCACCACCTTTTTCCGGCCCTGCCGCTTCTATTTGGCCATGACTTGTCCCTGGGGCTTCTCTCATTCGTGCGCAAGGCGGCACGGGAAAAATGCATAATCATCCTGTTTGAGTATCACACCCTGCAAAATCTTTTCATTGCCAGATTTCTGAAGGGCAACTCAAAGCTGATTGGCCAGCAGCTAGGCGGCCTGCCCTTTGAGATTAAGGCGCAGTACAGGCGCGACTGGGGGGCGCTCAACAGGGCCTTTGCAAAATTTGCGTCTGGCTTTGAGCTTGCCTGGTTAAAGAAAATCGACTACTTCATAACAAACTCGTCTGCCGAGAAGGAGTGGCTTGTCTCAAGGATCAGAGCCGCCCCAAAAAACATCGAGATAGTCCAGATGGGTGTTGATTTCGAGCGGAACACGCCGCCAAATGACAAGCACGAGGCAAAAGCCAAGCTAGGCCTTGACCCCAAAAAAAAGCACGTGATGTGCTATGGCGGGGTGGGCAAGGGCTCCCTTGTGCTTCTTGAGGCCGTAGGAAAAATCAATGACCCAAATACAGTTGCCATGCTTGTGGACCCAGATTCGCAAACTGAAAAGACGGCAGGAGCACTTGGCAGCAGGGCTGTTGTCTTCAAGTCTGTAAGCAACATGCCTGATTGCATCAGGGCAGCGGACTTGCTTGTAAGCCTGTGGGAGGGTGTTGTTCCTGGCAAGTGCTGGCATGGCATTGGCCTTGTGCTTGCTGAGGCAATGGCATGCAACATACCAGTAATTGCAAACACTCTTGGCGACTATGACCTGCTTTCAGGAAAAAAGCCCTATCTTGGGCCAGAGTTTTACTTTTCCGGAACCGACTCAAATCTTCTTGCCTCAAAAATCGGGGAAATCTTATCCAAGCCGGGTAAAAATCCCTATCCTGCGCTCAGGGAAAAAATGCTGCTGTTCCACGACTGGGAAAAAAAGGCGGACAACCTGGCAGAAGTTTGCAAGCACCTGTTGGGGTAAGCAAGGCAAAAGAAAAAGTTGGCTGCAACAAGGCACAGATCTCTTCTCATTTTTTCATATTTATTACGCCCTTGTAAAAAGCCTCAAGCATCCTTGAAAGGTTTTTTGGCATTGGGGGATAGCTTCCATCCGCCATAAGCCGTAAAAGCGAGGCTGCAGCAAGAAGGGGAATGGCTGCGGCTGCAGCTGCTGCCAATGCGGCCCCGGCAAAAACCCAAAAGACGCTTCTATTCCACGCATACAATTTTTCCTTGTAAAGCACCGGCTTTGCAAACATCATGTATGGCATGAAAAAATAGTACTTGTCCAGGAATTTTTCAGTCGGCCCGAAATAATCCCCCTTGATGAAAAACAGCTGCGCAAAGCGCTTTACAAGAAACAGGTTTTCCCCGATTTTTGTCATTATGCCCTCGTCCCTGTTTCTCTCCATGAAATACAGGGTTCTTTGGTTCTTGCCCTTAACACCAGACTGCCAGTCTTGTCTATCCTGTCCATCTCCAATATCGGCAGCAATCCCAACCATTCCCTGCCTTGCAGCCGCCTGAGGTATTGAAAACATCTCGGAGTCCCTGTATCTTTTGCCAAAGTTCAAAAGCAGCCCGTCAAAGGCTGCCCTGATTAGCGGCCTGCAGGCTCCAAGGGAGAAAATGAAATAGTACGTGAACCAGAAGAAAAGCCGCGCAGTGTAGAGGGCCGCGCTTTTGAGCTTGAGCTTTTCAAGGCTGTACCTGATGACAAGCAGGTATGCTGCAAACAAAGCCCGGTGGTAGTAGAGATATTTGACCCCTCTGCCTGCCATGTCCACAAGCGTGTTGTTTGTCAGCGGGTGCACTGTCTTGGCCGACTTGTCCAAAACCATCAGGCCGGCAAGCTCGAGTCTGTGCATGTACTCAAAGTCCTCCCCTCCCTTGAAAAAAAGCACGTACTCAAACCCCGCCTTTTCAAACACGCTTCTTGGCGCAACCCCGTACCTGTTGATAAAGTAAAGCTCGCGCACGCCGTCCTCGTATGAAACCGGGAAGACCGCTTTTTGCTCCTTTTGCGAGCGCTCCACAATCCTCTCAATAAGGTTGTCGGAGTCAGGATAGCAGTCCGCGTCTGCGTTGATTACAAATTCATAGCCAAGGGTGTAGCCGATGACCTGCCCTATCCCAAACCCGCCAGACGAGCCAAGCGGAAAAACTTCTTCGTAAAATATCAGGTTCAGCTTTTCAGGTGCGGCTTTTGGCGAATCGCCAATAACAATCACGTCAAAGTCAGCCCGTGTTTGTCTGACTAGAAGCTTCAAATGCTCTTCAAGGAGGCCGGAGGACTTCCCCGATGGGATTACAAGGGCTATGGGGTTTTTTTTCACCCCGCTTTTCCTTACAACAAGCCTGCCCAGGATTTCTTCAATGTTTTTCGAGTTTTCCAAAAATACCAAGCCCTGCGACTTAATAACATACTTTTAATTATGCATTTTTTAACCGGGTTTTATCTTTGAATTGCAATACTTTTTAACCCCATTTCCCAAATACCCTCTCATGGGCGTTTCCCTAATCTGCACTGTGCTCAACGAGCAGGCAAGCATTGAGAGGCTCTTGCGCTCAGTCTATTCGCAAACAAGAAAGCCCGACGAGTTCATCATTGTTGACGGCGGCTCCAGGGACGGCACTGTGGAGACAATAAGAGCGTTTTTCTCCAGGAACAAATCCAAGGGCATTGATTCAAGAGTCATTGTGGAAAAAGGCGCAAACATAGCCCGCGGCAGGAACGTGGCTATAGGGAACGCAAGGCACCAAATCATTGCAATTTGCGACGGGGGAGTAAGCTTTGGGGAAGACTGGCTTGAAAAACTGGTGCGGCCACTTGAGCAAGATGCAAGCGCGGACATTTCAGCAGGTGTTTATACCGGTGGAAACCCCCAAACTTTTTTTGAGAGGGCAAGCGTAGAGCTTCTCTATCCAAAAATCAGCAGGCTTAAGGATGGCTGGGCGCCTTCAAGCCGAAGCGAGGCATACAGAAAAAAAGTCTGGGAAAAAACAGGCGGCTATCCGGAGTTCCTCTACACTGCAGAGGACACTGTTTTCCATGAAAAGTGCAACAAGCTTGGTTTTGTCTTCAAGCTTGCCAAAAACGCTGCGGTTGCCTGGCCGCCGCGAAACACGCCATCCAAGCTTTTCAAGCAGTACTACCTGTATGCTAAGGGAAACGCCCAGTGCCTGCTAATACTTAGGTGGCCTTATAACAAACGCCTTCTCCTGCTTCTTGCTTTCTTTGTCGCTGAATTTTTTCTTTTAATATTTTCCAGTCAAACGTTCTTTTCACTCCCCCTGCAGTGGATTCTTGCACCAATAGCCCCGCTAATCGTGCTCTTTGGCATGTTTTTTGCGCTGGCATTAAAGTTCAAGTCATTTGGCATGGCTGTCGCAGGAGTCCAAATAATAGTAATCACAAA
The Candidatus Parvarchaeota archaeon DNA segment above includes these coding regions:
- a CDS encoding glycosyltransferase, coding for MGVSLICTVLNEQASIERLLRSVYSQTRKPDEFIIVDGGSRDGTVETIRAFFSRNKSKGIDSRVIVEKGANIARGRNVAIGNARHQIIAICDGGVSFGEDWLEKLVRPLEQDASADISAGVYTGGNPQTFFERASVELLYPKISRLKDGWAPSSRSEAYRKKVWEKTGGYPEFLYTAEDTVFHEKCNKLGFVFKLAKNAAVAWPPRNTPSKLFKQYYLYAKGNAQCLLILRWPYNKRLLLLLAFFVAEFFLLIFSSQTFFSLPLQWILAPIAPLIVLFGMFFALALKFKSFGMAVAGVQIIVITNAAHFAGIAGGILQGIKNKLNGNLAKHWL
- a CDS encoding glycosyltransferase family 4 protein is translated as MKVYFVFFDSISPGKRGNFLFSGWQNRVSKEFKKYHPEIEVHVVQPERLLAKEYHFTDELLIHHHLFPALPLLFGHDLSLGLLSFVRKAAREKCIIILFEYHTLQNLFIARFLKGNSKLIGQQLGGLPFEIKAQYRRDWGALNRAFAKFASGFELAWLKKIDYFITNSSAEKEWLVSRIRAAPKNIEIVQMGVDFERNTPPNDKHEAKAKLGLDPKKKHVMCYGGVGKGSLVLLEAVGKINDPNTVAMLVDPDSQTEKTAGALGSRAVVFKSVSNMPDCIRAADLLVSLWEGVVPGKCWHGIGLVLAEAMACNIPVIANTLGDYDLLSGKKPYLGPEFYFSGTDSNLLASKIGEILSKPGKNPYPALREKMLLFHDWEKKADNLAEVCKHLLG